A single genomic interval of Stenotrophomonas sp. ZAC14D1_NAIMI4_1 harbors:
- a CDS encoding PAAR domain-containing protein, translated as MARPFIVVGDKLSHGGSVVAGTGQTDINGKAVARVGDRAACAMHGSTTIVSGDATVIIDGQPVARDGDRTACGATLVASQAVTGLR; from the coding sequence ATGGCACGACCGTTTATCGTCGTCGGTGACAAGCTCAGCCACGGCGGCAGCGTGGTCGCTGGGACCGGCCAGACCGACATCAATGGAAAGGCCGTGGCGCGTGTGGGTGACCGCGCTGCGTGTGCCATGCACGGTTCAACGACCATCGTCAGCGGCGATGCCACTGTCATCATCGACGGACAACCGGTAGCGCGCGACGGCGACCGCACGGCGTGTGGGGCGACGCTGGTCGCTTCGCAGGCCGTGACGGGCCTGCGCTGA
- a CDS encoding M15 family metallopeptidase produces MAIAVVMLVAGVCWVLLFPESVESLRAVLGATLGRFRRKAGRVGGRVGDGVTRVRSGVREEAGAAHSAIRRHWPIMAIAAAALLIPPTVILVTRKTVVLEDFRGDDFAESGSMVAQLLRGERLAPPPPPPPEVFTTAEVRRLRPEIVTADRKWDQIDPDLQQRVLAIYEVMRRQYGYEMVLIEGYRSPQRQAELMAGGKATRAGAWQSCHQYGLGVDSAPMRDGKLQWDMNDAWTKRGYFLYGELAEQAGLDWGGNWRSIKDYVHVEMTGRCRAARAAKREELSRQG; encoded by the coding sequence ATGGCCATTGCCGTTGTAATGCTGGTGGCCGGCGTGTGCTGGGTTTTGCTGTTCCCTGAAAGCGTCGAGTCGCTGCGCGCGGTGCTGGGTGCGACGCTGGGCCGTTTCCGCCGCAAGGCGGGGCGTGTCGGGGGGCGGGTCGGTGATGGTGTGACGCGGGTGCGCAGTGGGGTTCGTGAAGAAGCGGGCGCCGCGCACAGCGCGATTCGTCGCCATTGGCCAATCATGGCGATTGCCGCAGCGGCGCTGCTGATTCCTCCAACTGTGATATTGGTCACACGAAAGACGGTGGTGCTGGAAGATTTTCGGGGCGATGATTTCGCAGAGTCGGGTTCCATGGTCGCGCAGCTGTTGCGTGGGGAGCGCCTGGCGCCGCCACCGCCACCGCCGCCGGAGGTTTTCACTACGGCAGAAGTGCGGCGGCTGCGGCCGGAGATCGTCACGGCCGACCGCAAGTGGGACCAGATCGACCCCGACCTGCAGCAGCGTGTGCTGGCCATCTACGAAGTCATGCGGCGCCAATATGGCTATGAGATGGTGCTGATTGAGGGCTATCGCAGCCCGCAGCGGCAGGCCGAGCTGATGGCGGGCGGCAAGGCGACGCGGGCAGGGGCCTGGCAGAGCTGCCATCAGTACGGGCTGGGCGTGGACAGCGCTCCCATGCGTGATGGCAAGCTGCAGTGGGACATGAACGACGCTTGGACCAAGCGCGGGTACTTCCTCTACGGCGAGCTTGCCGAGCAGGCCGGGCTGGACTGGGGTGGCAACTGGCGCAGCATCAAGGATTACGTTCACGTGGAAATGACAGGGCGCTGCCGGGCGGCACGCGCCGCCAAGCGCGAGGAGCTTTCACGCCAAGGGTGA
- a CDS encoding DUF6708 domain-containing protein produces the protein MDYAGIDARNLRFAVNRPLTAAEEDQRLDVSASVGVPARSGLSVIRFSSTCLELVDRWYPVKGFNVWLSVMGALAFVPTSSYLFVNLILLGEPFREDERWILWCFWLFIAPVSLFILAGIVWLFRSECFRWTHYPMRLDRVNRKVHFFRQDGTVASGDWDRLFFFIGESTTPPIGRTHDIRAHFLSDDRKTVLETFSLGYEYMGERSDLLGLWEFIRLYMQGGDAELEHLCGEVGFYLPIHDRKEGFVFGVVRTFAGLVHWPWLHVVSCLPFSFIALGRWVAMSTCRIPVWPKVVEIEGLVTEDDHLQRDWRDNPTFGFLERTWPLICTALGVAAGFYIIFLIERSL, from the coding sequence ATGGACTACGCTGGAATCGATGCCAGGAATCTTCGCTTTGCGGTCAATCGTCCCCTCACGGCCGCTGAGGAAGATCAGCGGCTGGACGTTTCGGCTTCAGTGGGAGTTCCCGCAAGGAGCGGGCTGTCCGTGATCAGGTTCAGCTCAACCTGCCTCGAGCTGGTGGATCGCTGGTACCCGGTGAAGGGTTTCAATGTATGGCTCTCGGTCATGGGCGCACTCGCGTTCGTCCCCACGTCGTCCTACCTCTTCGTGAACCTGATTCTCCTGGGTGAGCCATTCCGGGAGGACGAACGCTGGATCCTCTGGTGCTTCTGGCTCTTCATTGCGCCCGTTTCACTGTTCATTCTTGCCGGCATCGTGTGGCTCTTCAGAAGCGAGTGCTTCCGATGGACGCACTATCCGATGCGATTGGATCGCGTGAATCGCAAGGTGCACTTCTTTCGGCAAGACGGCACGGTTGCCAGTGGTGACTGGGACCGCTTGTTCTTCTTCATCGGCGAGTCAACGACGCCGCCCATAGGACGAACCCACGACATACGCGCGCATTTTCTCTCCGATGACCGAAAGACCGTCCTGGAGACGTTCTCGCTGGGCTACGAGTACATGGGGGAGCGGTCGGATCTGCTGGGGCTGTGGGAGTTCATCCGGCTGTACATGCAGGGCGGGGACGCGGAGCTTGAGCATCTTTGCGGGGAGGTAGGTTTCTACTTGCCCATCCATGACAGGAAAGAGGGATTCGTGTTTGGCGTGGTCCGGACCTTTGCCGGCCTGGTTCACTGGCCCTGGTTGCACGTAGTTTCTTGCTTGCCTTTCAGCTTCATTGCCTTGGGGCGCTGGGTGGCAATGAGCACTTGCCGAATTCCCGTGTGGCCGAAGGTGGTCGAGATTGAAGGTCTCGTCACAGAGGATGATCACCTGCAGCGGGATTGGCGCGACAACCCGACATTTGGCTTTCTGGAAAGAACGTGGCCGCTGATCTGTACAGCCCTGGGGGTTGCGGCGGGCTTCTACATCATCTTTCTGATCGAGCGTTCACTGTGA
- a CDS encoding DUF6708 domain-containing protein produces MQDDSTAPSVALKLPERNRQASSRASTHGGVFDVYEFGISFVDQMSAMRGYASSGGWVGLFTVGFGLYISFFVMGFSWVTVLELVLLLIVLALIQSDWVGYRAEPVLFDCRASKVHIFKSIGLPWWQWCWNIFARPRCEVQSYDWECVSAEVVSYTIFTGQVPRREASLVLTIEDRPGSPVEIQRIGVGPSFGFGNQSGPVERWEYIRRMMEGSGPVWTSGESRYQDFAVSLGEALTIAQPLIGPGSHEYWKKGPAMWLLGTISLIALPLTAYIGLNRYVSYRLQRKPQWPVEVLQSVGAGPFTDATLRERLSLEKPGAGGTKRRR; encoded by the coding sequence ATGCAGGATGATTCAACTGCGCCATCTGTTGCGCTGAAGCTTCCCGAGAGGAATCGCCAAGCATCTTCGCGAGCTTCCACGCATGGGGGTGTCTTCGACGTTTACGAGTTTGGGATCTCGTTTGTCGATCAGATGAGTGCCATGCGCGGTTATGCCAGCAGCGGAGGTTGGGTTGGTCTATTCACTGTAGGGTTTGGCCTTTACATCTCTTTTTTTGTAATGGGCTTCAGTTGGGTGACAGTTCTTGAGTTGGTTTTGCTCTTGATTGTACTGGCGCTTATACAGAGCGACTGGGTCGGCTATCGGGCCGAGCCCGTTTTGTTTGATTGCCGCGCAAGTAAGGTCCACATATTCAAGTCAATTGGGCTCCCTTGGTGGCAGTGGTGCTGGAATATTTTTGCGCGACCTCGTTGCGAAGTGCAGTCTTACGATTGGGAGTGCGTAAGCGCGGAGGTTGTCAGCTATACGATCTTCACCGGCCAGGTGCCTCGCCGGGAAGCGAGTCTGGTGCTCACGATCGAGGATCGTCCCGGGAGCCCGGTGGAAATCCAGCGTATTGGCGTTGGCCCGAGCTTTGGCTTCGGTAATCAGTCCGGCCCTGTAGAGCGATGGGAGTACATACGCCGCATGATGGAGGGCAGTGGCCCTGTCTGGACGTCAGGTGAGTCGCGGTATCAGGACTTTGCAGTAAGTTTGGGTGAGGCGTTGACAATTGCGCAGCCTCTGATCGGCCCGGGTTCCCATGAGTACTGGAAGAAGGGGCCGGCAATGTGGCTGTTGGGTACGATCAGCCTGATCGCGCTGCCCTTGACTGCGTACATCGGACTGAATCGCTACGTCAGTTATCGGTTGCAGCGGAAGCCGCAATGGCCAGTTGAGGTGTTGCAATCAGTGGGGGCTGGTCCATTCACTGATGCTACTCTGAGGGAGCGACTCAGCCTGGAGAAGCCGGGGGCGGGTGGTACGAAGCGGCGCAGATAA
- a CDS encoding DUF6708 domain-containing protein gives MNKSARDALFGMSKLPEKSGVWGRLLKSGKMPPELGPASVKAIQSINESFLVFAEGGSASRRGFAFVFGLVIGCAGVSMILADIVVGNLLSSPNFWPSAAAAYGVLLLIACGFFAWSAVSVFRPMAPPVVLSRRHRHFYSWLGPKAGWVVTNYDKVQPVSMVSRSYSLAGAATGYVLAIVDCDDSDGRINVYVPLAQPHRDVRAPEMIWEFVRIYMDGESGSLPEVDPLPSPGNAAADLALMDRQLYGDLVDDHHRVRPGALAFAYVAIVGAFMYWFEKAGLWISRVAPKPEWPEEIRAEMMSVATKNSYRVRPLTEAERLAYSGKLRSLNRRWALLGFISTVIVLMMFAVLGIPPWFSDSKF, from the coding sequence ATGAATAAAAGTGCCCGTGATGCTCTGTTTGGCATGAGTAAGCTTCCCGAGAAAAGTGGAGTCTGGGGAAGGTTGCTTAAGTCCGGAAAGATGCCTCCCGAATTGGGGCCGGCGTCTGTCAAGGCGATTCAGTCAATAAATGAATCATTCTTAGTATTTGCTGAGGGTGGTTCTGCTTCTCGCAGAGGCTTTGCTTTCGTGTTCGGGCTCGTAATTGGGTGTGCTGGTGTGAGCATGATTCTCGCTGATATTGTGGTTGGGAATCTTCTCTCGAGTCCGAATTTCTGGCCCAGTGCGGCGGCTGCATATGGGGTTCTGTTACTGATCGCATGCGGTTTCTTTGCTTGGTCGGCTGTCTCGGTGTTTAGACCTATGGCGCCGCCCGTTGTGCTTAGCCGTAGGCATCGGCACTTCTATTCATGGCTTGGACCTAAGGCTGGATGGGTGGTTACGAATTATGATAAAGTTCAGCCTGTGTCCATGGTTTCCAGAAGCTACAGTCTGGCGGGTGCCGCTACCGGGTATGTGTTGGCGATCGTGGATTGTGATGATTCCGATGGGCGAATCAATGTATATGTCCCATTGGCTCAGCCTCATCGAGATGTTCGTGCGCCTGAAATGATCTGGGAGTTCGTCAGAATCTACATGGATGGGGAGTCAGGCAGCCTGCCGGAAGTGGATCCGTTGCCATCACCTGGGAACGCGGCGGCGGACTTGGCCTTGATGGACCGCCAACTCTATGGAGATCTTGTCGACGATCATCACCGAGTCAGGCCAGGTGCACTTGCTTTTGCCTATGTGGCAATTGTCGGGGCCTTTATGTATTGGTTTGAGAAGGCTGGGCTTTGGATATCTCGAGTGGCTCCCAAGCCCGAGTGGCCAGAAGAGATCCGTGCTGAGATGATGTCTGTGGCTACAAAGAATTCCTATCGAGTTAGGCCCCTTACAGAAGCCGAGCGGCTGGCCTATTCTGGAAAGCTACGTTCACTGAATCGACGCTGGGCGCTGCTCGGTTTCATTTCAACGGTTATCGTGCTCATGATGTTTGCGGTTCTCGGCATTCCCCCCTGGTTTTCCGATTCGAAGTTCTAA
- a CDS encoding toxin VasX, producing the protein MADTGIVGARTKAKAKTHQATGDKCPNCVKQGLAILPVTYTALPVGMRPFGPFGGAALGMSPELARGLTALDNGFSGQEEVKQHWYVMRALPPGFLYVLKVDGSWDAYEVNKLGLLRRFPVDLLPQKPGPEAACSRAEHNAHALQAIVLDPKKDEKVWIAYSRYRWTSGVLAGYAKDEDGRRSKRMHELDVVTAASAQLLGAGSSIPFAMQLPERLDGYVSDYAPAVVRNRINEHLLEPLYERGLSGELLMLDSKSPFFVKSTVDQISQEVPRKTGILLVLPDAVGVTAQINHNRNRASALAADASGMVDPEKARRRVVSEMIEGIRASAEANPGPWWNKNYGPERYLKHIDEAKWREALATSEEFKRYIEQTKSIGADFCVWKESAAWDAQQRYDFDHQDHQSALDFESMVVQCVAGSGVDENERKTVWEPVLDLPDSDPGNWFSKALAASDEGALKLMESAPPTFKDKLDSVSLGKSIASELLIGSGAIERLNAIRRSIRIQRAANQATASLIATATGVMGRLQQSRPDQFAMLLRRVTIAGLVRDDLVIVPEVHRTTWQRISQWMMEVATGPARIDSRAAASVGPMVDGMEYMRTRGNFRQQGWVLSEAVNGAVLFSEPRTQDEMAEVALWIVRKVQTGEQLNEAALRRLGLDAIETRIPSTEVPENPLLRSHLGRIAAGADAMMSSAVLLFQATSIWGAVSEFKKGNNRAENGVKLFAAGLAAVSAGLELRVAVQVLVARTSATELVPVSAFAAKLGLYAGVADGLFTVYQGAQKVAKGDSDSGWWTVGSGAAAIAGSVAAFGFTTAALGATAGGAASATVLGITLGPVGWLLIAVAALGLAVYMAIQAFGTADDELSPVEFWLDNGVFGRRRRISGDIVKKNPFATASGESVAAFSGLEDEVYQFQRVTLVAAADLSPIANGNATLGVYEIALPRYAKGAALSVTFFGFTEDGKKVVVSSFDLLDGEPRARNFKRGIRLTGGEGQPDVEVDETGAAVVKGRLGSGRGMTVGMMNTIGRWFDDKAERYTEVVGFGMKIVYFPDRIAIPSLSTNLEFPTAKKN; encoded by the coding sequence ATGGCAGACACCGGAATCGTCGGCGCGCGCACCAAAGCCAAGGCAAAGACCCACCAGGCGACGGGAGACAAGTGCCCCAATTGCGTGAAGCAGGGGTTGGCGATCCTGCCGGTCACCTATACCGCACTACCGGTAGGAATGAGGCCGTTTGGTCCCTTCGGTGGCGCCGCGCTAGGTATGTCTCCGGAGCTGGCGCGCGGCTTGACGGCCTTGGACAATGGCTTCTCTGGCCAGGAGGAGGTGAAGCAGCATTGGTACGTGATGAGGGCGCTGCCGCCAGGCTTCTTGTATGTTCTAAAGGTCGATGGATCCTGGGACGCCTATGAGGTCAATAAGCTCGGCCTGCTGCGACGATTCCCCGTTGATCTCCTGCCACAGAAGCCTGGGCCGGAGGCTGCGTGCTCAAGGGCGGAGCACAATGCACACGCCCTTCAGGCGATAGTGCTCGACCCTAAGAAGGATGAAAAGGTTTGGATCGCATACAGCCGCTATCGTTGGACCAGTGGAGTTCTTGCAGGCTACGCGAAGGATGAAGATGGCCGTCGGTCCAAGCGGATGCACGAGCTTGACGTTGTGACTGCAGCATCCGCCCAGCTGCTTGGTGCAGGAAGCAGCATTCCGTTTGCAATGCAGTTGCCAGAGCGTTTGGACGGGTACGTATCTGATTACGCGCCTGCCGTAGTGCGGAACCGCATCAACGAACATCTTCTGGAGCCGCTCTATGAGCGCGGGCTTTCAGGCGAGCTTCTGATGCTTGATTCCAAGTCACCATTCTTTGTCAAGTCGACAGTTGATCAAATTTCGCAGGAAGTTCCAAGAAAGACGGGGATTCTGCTTGTTCTTCCAGACGCGGTGGGCGTGACTGCTCAGATTAATCACAATCGCAACCGCGCGTCCGCCCTTGCTGCCGATGCGTCTGGAATGGTTGATCCAGAGAAGGCGCGACGACGCGTTGTATCAGAGATGATCGAGGGGATTAGAGCCAGCGCGGAAGCGAATCCAGGTCCGTGGTGGAACAAGAACTACGGGCCGGAACGCTATCTAAAACATATCGACGAGGCAAAGTGGCGAGAGGCGTTGGCAACCTCGGAGGAGTTTAAGAGGTACATCGAACAAACGAAGAGCATAGGTGCCGACTTCTGCGTCTGGAAGGAGTCTGCGGCCTGGGATGCTCAACAACGCTATGACTTCGATCATCAAGATCATCAGAGTGCATTGGACTTCGAGTCGATGGTTGTTCAGTGCGTTGCTGGGTCCGGTGTCGATGAGAACGAAAGAAAGACCGTCTGGGAACCTGTGTTAGACCTCCCTGACTCTGATCCAGGCAATTGGTTTTCCAAGGCGCTGGCCGCCTCCGATGAGGGCGCGCTGAAGCTGATGGAAAGCGCTCCGCCGACCTTCAAGGACAAGCTGGATTCAGTTAGCCTCGGGAAATCCATTGCGTCCGAGCTGTTGATTGGAAGCGGAGCCATCGAACGATTAAATGCCATCCGGAGATCCATTCGTATCCAGCGAGCAGCAAATCAGGCAACCGCTTCCCTTATCGCGACTGCGACTGGCGTTATGGGGAGGCTTCAACAGAGTCGGCCCGACCAGTTCGCCATGCTTTTGCGAAGAGTCACAATCGCAGGTCTGGTTAGAGATGACTTGGTCATTGTACCCGAAGTGCACCGCACCACCTGGCAGCGGATTTCTCAATGGATGATGGAAGTGGCAACTGGCCCTGCAAGAATTGATTCCAGAGCCGCAGCAAGCGTGGGTCCGATGGTCGATGGCATGGAGTACATGAGGACTCGCGGCAACTTCCGTCAACAGGGATGGGTGCTTTCTGAGGCGGTGAACGGTGCGGTTCTATTTTCTGAGCCACGTACGCAGGACGAGATGGCGGAAGTCGCTTTGTGGATAGTTCGTAAGGTGCAGACCGGCGAGCAATTGAATGAGGCTGCTTTGCGGCGTTTGGGGCTGGACGCTATTGAAACAAGAATTCCTTCGACGGAGGTTCCTGAGAATCCCTTGCTGAGGAGTCATCTGGGGAGAATCGCTGCAGGCGCGGATGCAATGATGAGCTCGGCTGTTCTTCTCTTCCAAGCCACGTCGATCTGGGGGGCGGTATCTGAATTCAAGAAGGGAAACAATAGGGCTGAAAATGGAGTGAAGCTCTTCGCGGCGGGACTCGCGGCAGTGAGCGCAGGTCTGGAGCTGCGGGTTGCTGTCCAGGTGCTTGTCGCTCGAACCTCCGCAACAGAGCTGGTGCCGGTGAGTGCTTTTGCCGCAAAGCTTGGGTTGTACGCGGGTGTAGCGGATGGTCTCTTCACCGTGTATCAAGGTGCACAGAAGGTTGCAAAAGGTGATTCGGATTCCGGTTGGTGGACAGTTGGTTCTGGTGCGGCTGCCATCGCTGGTTCGGTCGCCGCGTTCGGCTTTACTACTGCCGCACTTGGGGCGACTGCGGGTGGCGCGGCGTCCGCAACGGTTCTTGGGATAACGCTTGGACCAGTGGGCTGGTTGCTCATTGCCGTTGCAGCTTTGGGGCTTGCGGTATACATGGCAATCCAGGCGTTCGGAACTGCTGACGATGAGCTTTCTCCAGTTGAGTTCTGGCTGGACAATGGTGTTTTTGGGCGTCGTAGAAGGATCTCGGGTGACATCGTCAAAAAGAATCCCTTCGCGACGGCGAGCGGAGAGAGTGTCGCGGCATTCTCAGGACTTGAAGATGAGGTGTATCAGTTCCAGCGCGTGACCCTGGTTGCAGCGGCAGATCTGAGTCCGATTGCCAACGGCAATGCGACACTTGGAGTCTACGAAATCGCTCTTCCTAGATATGCGAAGGGTGCTGCGCTCTCGGTTACGTTCTTTGGCTTTACTGAAGATGGCAAGAAGGTAGTAGTTTCATCTTTTGATTTGCTGGATGGCGAGCCCCGTGCGCGGAACTTCAAGAGAGGAATCAGGCTCACCGGGGGTGAAGGTCAGCCCGATGTTGAAGTGGATGAGACTGGTGCTGCCGTAGTCAAGGGGAGACTTGGATCTGGTCGGGGTATGACAGTGGGAATGATGAACACAATCGGGCGATGGTTCGACGACAAGGCTGAGCGGTATACGGAGGTGGTCGGCTTCGGAATGAAGATTGTATATTTCCCGGATAGAATCGCCATTCCTTCCTTGTCGACTAATCTCGAATTCCCCACAGCCAAGAAGAATTAG
- a CDS encoding DUF4123 domain-containing protein, translating into MEQQLSNASDVALEIIADAIRDVDGARRWNFHLLIDPTLVDPLPELECGERRRTRVPIDPTLISEAHCPYLVPVREVGRDPLIDAALARAMREVEGDSSLPAGARSVCAFIAGKASAIEMARRLARSAITYSDGERKLFRFWDPRVMDLLRQFISSDEISHLILPAERWCWIARGGRAEVLVLDEVLRETMGRDALDTRRFKHFGRINKVLDALDLDPTSYRNIDCTRIDRDIRDGERRWKLQSDYEMVSYALHSYLVGKNFDNDIEVKRHMEAAVQIGNSPVMALESLDEQFWMAIAERKGHQGH; encoded by the coding sequence ATGGAGCAGCAATTGTCTAATGCAAGCGATGTGGCGCTGGAGATCATCGCCGACGCGATCCGCGATGTCGACGGCGCGAGACGTTGGAATTTCCATCTCTTGATCGATCCAACTCTAGTGGACCCGCTACCGGAGCTGGAGTGCGGCGAGAGGCGGCGGACCAGAGTACCTATCGATCCAACATTGATCAGCGAAGCTCACTGCCCCTATCTGGTTCCTGTCCGCGAAGTCGGGCGGGATCCATTGATTGACGCTGCACTTGCCCGCGCGATGCGCGAAGTAGAGGGGGATTCATCACTTCCTGCTGGAGCGCGATCTGTCTGTGCTTTCATAGCGGGTAAGGCTTCCGCTATCGAGATGGCGAGACGTCTCGCTCGTAGTGCAATTACATATTCTGACGGCGAACGAAAATTATTCCGTTTTTGGGACCCGAGGGTCATGGACCTGCTGCGCCAGTTCATAAGTTCTGATGAGATCAGTCATCTGATTCTCCCGGCCGAGCGGTGGTGCTGGATTGCCCGGGGTGGCAGGGCTGAAGTGCTTGTATTGGATGAGGTGCTGCGAGAGACGATGGGTCGCGATGCTTTAGACACACGTCGGTTCAAGCACTTTGGGCGTATCAACAAAGTGTTAGATGCTCTTGATCTTGATCCGACGTCCTATCGAAACATTGATTGCACCAGGATCGATCGCGATATCCGGGATGGTGAGCGACGCTGGAAGCTGCAGAGTGACTACGAGATGGTCAGTTATGCACTTCACAGTTACCTCGTTGGTAAAAACTTCGATAATGACATTGAAGTGAAGCGGCACATGGAAGCTGCGGTTCAAATTGGAAATTCGCCGGTCATGGCGCTTGAGTCGCTGGATGAGCAGTTCTGGATGGCCATTGCGGAGCGCAAAGGTCATCAAGGGCACTAA